AGTTTAGCCAGGCGGAGAGCCAGCTCTACCGCCTCTTTGGGATCGGCTGGTTTGAGAGCATTTTCCTGCCAGAGCCCCTGGTTGCAGAGCCAGGTCCGAAGGTTTGGATTTTTCCCCTCCCATTATCCCTTCCAATGATTCTCTTGATTTATCTTCATGCCCGCAACCATGCCGATCAAACAGGACCAGAGCATGAGCATAAAGTTTTGTAAAAGTGCGAAGAAAAATGTGGCTCTCTCGAAAGCATCCGGAATCACGTCCAGGATGGACATAGGGTATAAATTTCAGTTGTCGTATGCTCAGAGATCGGCGCCGGGATAGCAGTCCTTTCACGGTCGCTTCCAGATTTTTATCTGGAACCAGAATAACCAGATCTGATTCCCCCCTTCTCATCCGGGGACTCCTGCGGCGAAAATTATTCCCAGATTGGTTTCCCCCTTCCAGTCACGGAGATTCGGATGTTCTTTTCCCCGTACAATATCTACAGCCCCGCTTTCTGTTTTTGAGAAACATAAGATCTGATCAGGTTCGGCCATGCTGAGAATCACTGGAGAATGCGTGGCCAAAAGAATCTGTGCCTCATAGACCGAGGATAAGGATTGGAACATAGTTTCTATTGCACGTGGATGGATGCCGTTCTCCGGTTCTTCAATGAGATATATACCGGAGAAATCAGGAAGATATGCTGGAAGGGTGAGGGCCAGGAGCCGCAGGGTTCCATCCGAAACCATCCACGACGGTACTTCCAGGTTGCCCGAATAGCAAATTTTCAAATACCGGTGTTTATCGTCCGGCCGTTCGACCGTGCGTATATCTTCAAGGTCAGGAAGTGCGGTCCGCACATGACCAATCCATTCTTTGAACCGTTCGGGAGATGTTTTTTTAAGGTTTTCAATCACCCAGGGGAGGTTAGAACCATCCGGCTTGAATCCCCTCGGTTGTCCGGGAGGGCTTGCTTTGCGTATCAGGAGACTGTTCAGCATCAATTGCTGAACCCCATCGGTCAGAAGATCCTTTAACCATGTGGTTACCGGAAACTTCGATTCATCCGCGGGCAGGTTTCCGAGGGCCGATTTCCGGGGACCAAGCCGAAAGGCAGGTGCCCACCCCCTGCCCCCCTTCTTATAAACTTCTGAGTAGAAATTATCATTTCCCCCCTGACCTTGTTGACCACTGTCCTGATGTTCTTCTTCGCCCTCGTTGTGATTAACGTGTCCAGAGGGGTGGGCTCTACAGGAAAGAAAAGCCTCATCTGCATACCCTGGCGGTTTTCGTCCTCTTCTTCCTTGAGAAGGACTTTTTCAGCTAGAATTGACGGTTCCTTATCCATGCTGTCGAAGCCAACGGAAACCTCATATCGTATGATTGAAAACGACCTGGCAATCTGTTTTTGCAGTTCATCAGGGATTTTCAGCTCTATGGCCAACTCGAACTTATCACCGGAATGGTTCCATATCAGGTCCTCGAAATTTTCCGTTCGATTCCGGATGGCAACATCCAGGCCACTGGTGACAAGATCCTTCAAAAAGGCCACTCCATCAAGGAATGTCGTTTTCCCGCTGGCATTCGGACCCACCAGTACCTCGAAATTTGCTAATCGCTGATCAATATATCGTAAACATCGATAATTCAATGTCTCTATCCGGCAAATCATTGAATTTCTCCCTCAACAGCCTGCAATATTTTTATTATACCATTTTTCTCTTAATTGAGATAATGCGGTTAAGCAGACCTTATCAAGAAATATTGTCCGAGTTTATATCACGAATGCATAATTGCAGGCAAGTACTCCTATGTCCGGCACGGGTTCCCAATATTAGTTAAAAACAGGAATATTAATAAAGGTAATAATTTGCTATAATAATTATGACAAGGAGATTGCGTGTCATTGTTTTCATCTGCACAGGAGGGAAAAAATGAAAAAGCTTTCGGCTTTACCCATGCGCCTCATGCGCATGGCTTCCATCATAGCCATACTCTTACATGTTCCATGTGCCTGGTCACTATCGCTCGCCCTTCCATCTGATATCACGGTTTCTACAACCGGCATTTTAACGCCGGTAACGTATCCCCTGCCAGCGGATTCCAATGATGTCAGGTTTATCTATGATCCGCCTTCCGGATCCGAATTTCCGGTCGGGGAGTCAATAGTCAGAGTCACAGGCATTGATAGCTTTGGCCGCTCCAGCGAATACCATTTCACGGTAACTGTCTGCAACGGTGATCTCAACGGGGATGAAGTCATCAGCCCGGCGGATGCTCTCATCGCTTTCAAGTGTTACCTTGTGTCCGGCCCCTGTCCGAAATGTGCTGATGTAAACCAGGATGGCCATATTACCCCGGCGGATGCCCTGTGTTTATTTCAAAGCTACGTGGGTCAGGCATCCTGTCTGGAAATTGAGGAAGAGCAGTTATCCGTGACCTACGGCTTTACAGCCGAGGCAACATATGTAAACATCAGGATAGACCAGGCAAAACTGGTTTACACCTATTTTGAAGACACCGATCAGAAGTGCAGGTATTGGGTTGCTCAATCTCCCTGCTGGACACAACAGGACCTTACGACCATGGAGACACCTTTATCAAAGGATGAAGTCAACGGGTTAATCGGCCTGATATATCAGACACGTTTTGTGGATCTTGAAGATACTTACGGGGGAGCGGCCCCTGGGCAGAGATATTACCCCTATACGCTATCTGTCAGGATCACGCAGGGCGAGCAGCCTGTGCAAAGAGAGAAGACAGTGGTTTACCAAAGCTTCCCAACGTCCTCTCCGAGGCCGGAGGCATTTCAGGTCATCGAATCCCGGCTGTTAGAATTAGTAAGACAGAAGTTTCCCATGCCGGGAAAGTTGTAAGGGGCTTTTGGTGGAGGTACTTTCCAGGTGGGGAGTGAGAGAAAGAGGCTGCCCGTTACCAGGGATACTGGAGCGAGAGCATGAGGCCGAGGAATTGGGTGGTGTTGATATCGGTATCGCTTCCCGATATGGTCAGTGAGACCTTGCCGTAGGCTACTCCCAGGGAGTAAGCCCGATAGTCGGGGTTGTATCCTGTATGAAGGGAGAAATTTTTTCCTCTCCGGTGGCTCACTCTCCGGTAGCTCAGGTCGATCCAGGGGAATGGCCTGCTGTCGATGAAACTGACCGAAGGGGTCAGGGCAAAAGGTCCGGCCTGGCAGGAGATGAGTATATCGGTTTTCAGCGGGATCTTCTGGACATAGTCCTTGTAGCTCTCATAGCCGCGAATGGTCGGGCGGTAGATCTGGTAGCCCTGGCTGTCGTATTCTCTGTTCTTCGAGCTGGCATTGGCGTCGGTGTAGGGTACATCTTTCCAGAACATCCTGCCTCCGATATCCCTGCACAGGATCTCTCCCCGGAACCATGTGTTCATGACATATTGCAGGCCAAAGTCGAAGCTGTACCCGGTACCCGTTCCGGGGATCGTTTCCAGGCGGTCATAGACAAGGTTATCGTCATAAACATAGTCAATGGACAGGTCGAAATTATAGCTTTTTTTGCTTACGGGTATTATCCTGCCTTCGATCTTCCCCTCCTGAATCATCTCGCCCTGCAGGTAACGGGCCGTGAATCCTGCGGTTAATCCGGGGACCAGGATGTTGAATTTCATCCCTTTCGACACTTCGACACCGAAAGCGGAAAATCCTCTGGCCTGAATGTCTATCTTGTATTCTCTTCCAACGGGCAGGTTCTTCTTCTGGTCTATCAGCCGCAGGATCTCCAGAGTGTCACGGTTGGCTTTCAGGTATATCTCGCCGCGGTAGAGGGCTGCAAACTTCCAGCCGTGCCAGATAAGGCCGGATGCGGTTTTCCATGCTCCATCGGCTGTATTGCTGCTGCCGGGCCTGAATGGTCTTTTTTTCTGATCCCCGATGAGCAGCGGCTGGAGGGTGAGGGTATTCTCTGCGCAGAAAGCCCTGGCCTCCAGGAAGACACCCCTGGTCTCACCTGCCAGGGTGGCGGGGTTGAAACCTGAGAGGGGATTTTGGGCACGGGCGGAGGATGGCAGGAGGAGACAGAAGGAGAGAGAGACCCAGGAAATAAGGGCGGCCCATGGGGCCGCCCTCATGTGGCTGGCAACCGGTTTGCTAAAAGACTGATTCAATATAATCGTCCGCAGTGTACTTGACAGTCGGCATACCGCTTATGGTATACAGGTCCGCCATTTTTGTGCCATTGGCGGTAGTGATCGAACCGCTGAGCTTGCTGTTCTTCGGCTTGGTGTCATCATAGCAGATAGTCACCTGCATGTTTTCCTGGTTGCTGAGGGTGGCTGTCAACTGTTTGGTCTGGTCGTTAATCGTGGCGGTTCCCTCAAGTGATATGACCGTCCCGTTACTATAGGTTTTCCGGTAGGAGACTTCCACTTCAGCTAGCCGGTATCCGGTCTGTTCCACGCTCAGGAATGCAGTCAGGACAGGCTGCGAGGGTATGGCGACCGTACCATCGAAGGTAGCTGTCCATTCCGGGTAATTGGTCGGGCTTTGCGGGATACAGCAATTGAAAGTATCAGCATTTTGCCAGGTGCCGACTATGCTTCCGGCAAATTTAGCGCCGGTTGAGGCGTTGTTTTTCAGTTCCTGGAATGTTCCCTCAAAGCGGACTGACTGGGGCACGACAGCGACAACCGACTGATCATCCGACTCAGCTTCGTACCAGGTCATATCCGAGATGATGATATTGCCATCCATCTGAGCTGTATTACTCTTGGCTCTGCCTGAAAAGAAAAGCCTGGTGGGATAGAAGGATGCGAACACCTTGTCCGGGATGCTGGCAGTGTCCGGATAAGGCGGGAGGGCATTTTCCATCTCAGGATTTTCCTGAAGGTATTCCTCCGTCCATGCATTCCATTCATCTTCACTGGGCACGGGTACATCAGGCAGGGGGATATACTTGCCCTCAGGGGTGCTGGCAAAGTTTACTTCGAGCTTTCTCCCGTCATTGGCGAAATCAAACGTGAACCCTCCGGGGATTATGATGGAACCTGTCAGGATTATCCTGGCCAGCAGGGTATCTTGATAGATGCCGCTATAATTCAGATTAACCACCAGTTTCTCATTCGACAGGGTTGTCATGAAGCCGGTAAATACGCCGACGACAATTTTTCCGGCTGAATTGGCGGTCAGGGTCAGAGCGCCGCTGTCGAGAACTGCATCGGGCTCCTGACCCGTATCGGTAACCGTAAAGGTTACGGAACAATAGCCGACATTATTGTCACACTCAACTAATGTCAGTTCCAGCTTCAGGTCGCCTTGCGTATAGGTATAGGTGGGTTCGGGGTCCAATTTCCGTTCTGCCGCCAGGGGCTCATCAGTCGTGATATCCTGGATTATCAGCTTGGTGCAATCTACTATCCAGCCTATCCGCTGGGTATTGAAGGCAAGGTTTGGACCAAGACCGCTCTCCAGTTCCTGGGCGAGATTGACGAACGGTGTCTTTACTACATCCTTTACTTCGCCGGTCTGGTAATTGTAAAGAGAAAGGGCGGTATTGCGAAGGTCTGCCACGAGCCGTTTGGCTTTTATCAAGCCTGCCGCCGCCGGGTCGGGCTCCCAGTTGGGAGGAGTGATCGGGTTTTCGATAGCATCACTGATGGCATTCGCTATCAATAGAGGCACTGCCCTGATCTGGGTACGGTTTTGGTTAGATGCGGCAAAAGTAGTGAAAGCGTTCAATAGCTTAGGCCCTTCAACATCGGGTTTCTGATCAAGCAGATCGGTCCTGATATCGCTGATGACCTCCCCTACGTTTTTCCCCTCGGTCTGGGCCATTTGAGACAGGGATGCAAGGAGGAGCCCATACCTGATGCCGCCATCCGGCGCTCCCAATTGCGGTACCCTGGTGGCATCGTGAGGTCTGGTGCCGATGATATCCTGGATGCCGAAGGCTGCGCCAACCAGGTAATTGGCACCTTCGATCTTGTCTCCGGTCAGGGCGCTGCCTGCGCACTGGACTGCAATATCAGTCAGGGGAGTAATGGCGATTGAAACGTTCCCCTGAGCATTGGTCAATGCTGCCCGCAGCGGAGGAGCCGGAACGTTAGCGTCACCCGACGCCTCGTCGGTATATACGCCGCCGGTTGTTTCAACCAGAACATTACCGGCGTACGATCCAAGATTGATGGAGTAATAGCCTTCCTGATCAGTCACCGCTGTGCCAAGTTGAGCTCCTGTGCTTCCATCCGCATTCAGAGCATAGGCTCTGACATTTCCTCCCTTGATAAGACCTTTGGATGCAACCCCGCTGATAACCGTGGTTCCGGTTTGAGGCGGATTATCATCATCTTTGTCACTGCTGCTGCCGCATCCTGCCAGAATGAGAGTAAAGGCATTCAGGAAAATGATGAGTGCACAACCTGTCTTTAAACTCTTCATAACTGAGACCTCCTTTTTCAATGCTAATGATTGCCTGGAAATTAGACGATAACTACCAGGAAGTGTTGGTGTATCTCCGCTCATATGATATGATTTGGTAACAGGCTCACTGTTCACCCCGATGGCACTCTCTCGGTAAGTATCTATTCGATAACGTATAGCTATCTTACATAGGGAAGGCGGCCCTCCAGGGCCGCGCGCACCGCCAAATGGTGTATTGCTCACGAAAGATAAACAAGACAGTATGCAAGCAGGGACTACTTTTTATTCGGCACCATTCTGTAAATCCTACGGAAGAAATTGAAGAGAAAAGGGGGGTAAGAGTCAGGAGTCAGGAGTCAGAATAAAGGCTGTCTTTTCTTCTGACTTCTGACTCCTGCCTCCTGATAAAATGGAGGGTGGGGCTTATGCCCCACCAAAATACCGCCGGAGCGGGTTCGCATAGGCGCTTATCTTTGCTGATGGCAATCCTTGCAGGAGGTTGGACCTTTTCCCCGGGTTTTGTGGCAATCCAGACAACTGCGGTCGTGCTGTTCAAACACGTTATGGAAGGCACCATAGAATGAATCGGTCCCTTCTCGCTTTTGGGCATTGGAATGGCAGCCATTCGCGGAGCATTTATTCATGACCAGGGTTTCATAAGCATTATGGTGGCACAGTGTGCAATCGAAGTCTTTATGTTTGGCATGGGGGAAGGGAACAGGTGCTTTTCTGTTTTTCACTCCCTCCGGTACTTTCATGATAACCTCCGGGGGTATCCGGGTCCCCGAGCTCGGACTTTGCGCTGAACCTGCTGTGATCATTGAAAGACTGAAAATCAGAGCAACTGTCAGGAGCATGAACCTGCGATTCATTCTTTTTGCCTCCATACCTTTTATGCCTCTCTCCATACTGTTCTCCTTAAAGATACTATTTCTCCCTTTCCCTTGTCCAGTGAGAATTTGGAATGAGAAACCATCAGTCAAAACGCAAACTTCACAATTCAGAATGTGCATCCTGCTGTTTCTATCGTTTGAGGACCTTGAAGCAGACTCATCTAAAGGTTTTTCTTCCGAAAATCTGCTCCTGGCTCATGATAATCATGGCCTCCAGGCCCTGCCGATAAATTTAGGTTATGTAATTATATAAAAAAATCGTCAGCTTAGTAAGAAAATTATCAGTTCGAGATTAAAAAAATGCAAAAAGCATACAAAGAAGCTGCTGAGGAGGCAAAAATCATGATACCGCTCGAGATGTTCCCTCTGTCCCTTTGATGCCGCTATTCAAGGGGATTTTGGGTAAGAGTCCTGATCTCTTCCCGGGTATAGCCAAGGTCTTTCCAATCAAGGACTCCATCCGGCCTATGGCAGTCCGCACAGGAGAGAGCGCCGTTGCGTCTGATTGCGTGACTGATCTCGAGGCAGGCATCCTGCGGTATCCACCGCGCTTCCACTTTCCCCCTGGCCATGGTCAGAACATCCTGATATGAACGGGTATTCCACCCCGGGAGATACTTTCCGGATCCATCATCCATAAAGGTCATGAACTTATTCATCAGGTAGAGGTCGAACATCCATCCGTACAGGCGATTCATCATGCTTTTTTCCATTTCCTTCGAGGCTGCCAGATCGGGTTTTCCGTACGCATAATAGGCGGGCAGGTTATAGGGAACGTACATCCCGCCGAAAGGTCCGATATTCTGAAGATCGATATGCTGTTTGCCGTTAAAGAGCTTCATGGGGTAAATTTTGGACGCTCTTCCCTGTCTGGCAATAGGACGCATTACCGTTTCATACCATGCCTGATAGTCAAAGCCGGTAAATTCGGGCCATATGTGGGCGGGTTTATAAAATCTGTAGAGGTTGGCGCCATTGGGATTATCGCCGATAGGATTGCCAAGGAAGCTGGCATCACCGTTCCACCAGACATATACGATTCCCTTTCCCGGCTCGGTATCTTTTTTCAGATCGTGGTACAGGTAAATCCCCGGATCTTCCTCAAAAACAGGATTGCTGAAATCCCGCAAGGTGGCGTTATCCGGGTGAAGAGAAGGGATATGACAGGTTTGGCAGGCTATTGTTGCCGTATGCCCGTTCAGATAGTCCGCCAGTTCCCGGTTGGATTTATGGGGCTCGGCAGTATGACACTTTTCGCAGGAAACCTCCACGTTAGGCAGGTCGTTGGCCATGATGGTCGTGGTGTGGGTCCCCCTGGCCATGAGATGGCCTTCGGCCAGGTGGCAGTCGATGCATGAGAGCCCGGCAGCAGCATGCACATCCCAGGATGGTGAATAGGGCGTCCCTCGCTTGGAGCCGGGGTGCCTGATCCGCGGCCGCTCATGCCCAAGGTTTTGGGTACTCTGCATGTATGACGGATCTTCCGGATCGATGTAGATATCGCCGCCCATGTTATGCTGATGGCAACGCAGGCAGTTCTGGGCCGTCGGTCTGATGACCGACAGGGCAGCCTTGAGGGAGCGGTCCTGGTCCCATCTGAGCCGCCCGGCATCACCGGCAATAACCTGCTTTTTATTCATGTCGTAAGCCGCCGCGTGACAGATGAGGCAGTCGATGGTTTCCTTCTCCCTGGCCAGGGTGGAATAGAATGGCATCATCTCTCCCAGCGGAGCCTGATACTGGCTGCCGATGTGGCACTGCCCGCAGCCTTCGGACAGGGTCTTGCCTTTTTTGGTTATTACCAGCTCAGCCCAGGCAGTCATGGCAAAGGAGCCGGGCTTGGGACAGGGGCGGTTGATTTTCCCCATCGGGAAATCATCAGCCAAATGGCCGTTGAAACCATAGACATTCGGATGATTTTTCGTGAAAAAGCGATAGTGCGCCGAGCTGGTGATATTGTCCATCAGGTCAACTTTTTTCTCTTTCCCGCTGACTGCATCCTGAACAGTGATCTTCTCGTGACAGCGGAGGCAGGTCCCGGGTCCCTCATAGCCAAGAAGATTCGCTTTCCGGAACTGTTCGATATGATTGAATCGGTAAGAAAAATCTTTGCTCAACTGCGAGGCGATGGTGTCAAATTCCAGCGGCGTGACCTTATTCACCGCAAATTCAGCCCTGCCAGGCCGGCTGTCAGCCGGCATCATCAGGTTAATTGATCCTGACCACATCGAACAGCCACTGATCAGGACTGTGGACACCAAAACAGCAAATACTAAAGAATAATACTGCCGATAATTTTTTTCCATCTCTTACCCTTCCTAACCTGCTTTCTATCCTCTTTAACCTGCTTCCCTGCCATGTCTCACTACCTTGTGCAATACCTCACTCAATTCCCTGATGCCGTAAGGTTTGGCCACCACTTCGCAAAAGCCGTGCTGCTGGTATTCGGCCATGATGGGATCCTGGGAGTAGCCGCTGGAAACGATAGCCTTAACCGAAGGATCGAGCTGGTGGAGTTTCTTGATTGCTTCTTCGCCTCCCATTCCACCGGGAATGGTCAGATCCAGGATAACGGCATCAAAAGGTTTGTCCGATTCCCTGGCCTGCGCGTAGAGCTCGATAGCCTCGTCACCCTCTCGGGCAAGATCGACCTCGTATCCAAGGTCATTCAGCATCTCGCCGACCATATCTCTGAGGCTTTCCTGATCATCCATAAACAGGATTCTCCCCCTGCCTGCATGGAGCTTTTGTTTTGCGGCTTTCTCCTCCGGTACGGCCTTTTTCGCTGAAGCGGGAAGGTAAATGTGGAAAGTCGTCCCGACGCCGACCTGAGATTCCACGGTAATATGGCCCCCGTGTCCCTTGACGATGGCATAGGTGATCGACAGGCCCAAACCGCTCCCCTGCTCCTTGGTAGTGAAATAGGGATCGAACACCTGGTGGAGATACTTTTCCGGTATCCCGCTTCCCTGATCCTGTATGGATATCTTGATATATTCTCCCTGACCCAGCGGCAGGCCCTCGCTTGCCTGAACGACCACATTTTTCGCCCGTATGGTAATAACTCCACCTTCGGGCATGGCCTGGATGGAGTTAATCAGCAGATTATTGAGGGCCTGGCTCATCTGCCCCTCATCGATTTCAGCCCACCATAAATCATCCGGCAGCA
This portion of the bacterium genome encodes:
- a CDS encoding dockerin type I domain-containing protein → MKKLSALPMRLMRMASIIAILLHVPCAWSLSLALPSDITVSTTGILTPVTYPLPADSNDVRFIYDPPSGSEFPVGESIVRVTGIDSFGRSSEYHFTVTVCNGDLNGDEVISPADALIAFKCYLVSGPCPKCADVNQDGHITPADALCLFQSYVGQASCLEIEEEQLSVTYGFTAEATYVNIRIDQAKLVYTYFEDTDQKCRYWVAQSPCWTQQDLTTMETPLSKDEVNGLIGLIYQTRFVDLEDTYGGAAPGQRYYPYTLSVRITQGEQPVQREKTVVYQSFPTSSPRPEAFQVIESRLLELVRQKFPMPGKL
- a CDS encoding cytochrome c3 family protein, yielding MERGIKGMEAKRMNRRFMLLTVALIFSLSMITAGSAQSPSSGTRIPPEVIMKVPEGVKNRKAPVPFPHAKHKDFDCTLCHHNAYETLVMNKCSANGCHSNAQKREGTDSFYGAFHNVFEQHDRSCLDCHKTRGKGPTSCKDCHQQR
- a CDS encoding nitrite reductase codes for the protein MEKNYRQYYSLVFAVLVSTVLISGCSMWSGSINLMMPADSRPGRAEFAVNKVTPLEFDTIASQLSKDFSYRFNHIEQFRKANLLGYEGPGTCLRCHEKITVQDAVSGKEKKVDLMDNITSSAHYRFFTKNHPNVYGFNGHLADDFPMGKINRPCPKPGSFAMTAWAELVITKKGKTLSEGCGQCHIGSQYQAPLGEMMPFYSTLAREKETIDCLICHAAAYDMNKKQVIAGDAGRLRWDQDRSLKAALSVIRPTAQNCLRCHQHNMGGDIYIDPEDPSYMQSTQNLGHERPRIRHPGSKRGTPYSPSWDVHAAAGLSCIDCHLAEGHLMARGTHTTTIMANDLPNVEVSCEKCHTAEPHKSNRELADYLNGHTATIACQTCHIPSLHPDNATLRDFSNPVFEEDPGIYLYHDLKKDTEPGKGIVYVWWNGDASFLGNPIGDNPNGANLYRFYKPAHIWPEFTGFDYQAWYETVMRPIARQGRASKIYPMKLFNGKQHIDLQNIGPFGGMYVPYNLPAYYAYGKPDLAASKEMEKSMMNRLYGWMFDLYLMNKFMTFMDDGSGKYLPGWNTRSYQDVLTMARGKVEARWIPQDACLEISHAIRRNGALSCADCHRPDGVLDWKDLGYTREEIRTLTQNPLE
- a CDS encoding ATP-binding protein; amino-acid sequence: MPADESKFPVTTWLKDLLTDGVQQLMLNSLLIRKASPPGQPRGFKPDGSNLPWVIENLKKTSPERFKEWIGHVRTALPDLEDIRTVERPDDKHRYLKICYSGNLEVPSWMVSDGTLRLLALTLPAYLPDFSGIYLIEEPENGIHPRAIETMFQSLSSVYEAQILLATHSPVILSMAEPDQILCFSKTESGAVDIVRGKEHPNLRDWKGETNLGIIFAAGVPG
- a CDS encoding AAA family ATPase; translated protein: MICRIETLNYRCLRYIDQRLANFEVLVGPNASGKTTFLDGVAFLKDLVTSGLDVAIRNRTENFEDLIWNHSGDKFELAIELKIPDELQKQIARSFSIIRYEVSVGFDSMDKEPSILAEKVLLKEEEDENRQGMQMRLFFPVEPTPLDTLITTRAKKNIRTVVNKVRGEMIISTQKFIRRGAGGGHLPFGLVPGNRPSETCPRMNRSFR